In one Pseudodesulfovibrio tunisiensis genomic region, the following are encoded:
- the pilM gene encoding type IV pilus biogenesis protein PilM, producing MKTMTVLTLCLGVMAMFAAVQPQAETDREQARAVAVNYAVYRNAVFSHVLTHPGAAGSVSSGVLELPDGWLPMRAWKNRMHGGNCYVYGPASGAEIAEVRSLLRGSVAVLDDHDARPAFIPSGCVVSVVEVQ from the coding sequence ATGAAGACCATGACCGTTCTGACCTTGTGCCTCGGCGTCATGGCCATGTTTGCGGCCGTGCAGCCCCAGGCGGAGACCGACCGGGAACAGGCCCGGGCCGTGGCCGTGAATTACGCGGTCTACCGCAACGCGGTGTTCAGCCATGTGCTGACCCATCCCGGCGCTGCCGGTTCCGTGTCGTCCGGCGTTCTGGAACTGCCGGACGGCTGGCTGCCGATGCGCGCGTGGAAGAATCGGATGCACGGCGGCAACTGCTACGTGTACGGCCCGGCCTCGGGCGCGGAAATCGCGGAAGTGCGTTCCCTGCTGCGCGGCAGCGTGGCGGTGCTGGACGACCACGATGCCCGGCCTGCGTTCATTCCGTCCGGGTGCGTGGTCAGCGTTGTCGAGGTGCAATGA
- the pilV gene encoding shufflon system plasmid conjugative transfer pilus tip adhesin PilV, translated as MMRADSSRSGGILFEALGAVTLLLILLPGLARLWDMGMDEVRKRSVATHLQGVSRAAGEYVREHRDTLQASATASRAARVTMAQLSPHLPHGFLPRNAWGQTYGVFVLQPAPGRLVPVVLTYGGSRTGRRFSNVVVPSTAALAGGQGGYVPSGDLPGQSTAELRGSFGAWSVPLSGTSIPNPGPGHLGAVASMDGQDLDQDFLYRVAVPGKPELNEMSTELDMTDHAIRGVSELQFEPHDLMEMGGAGFCADPSREGRVFLDRNHGLYVCRDGKPRVVADTGNSALLSGSTIAVDGELVPKPICPPGTDAEPRIFVAPSIVAQGADASSLVAVQAWATDEGDDWRVHLRVLTTDKDAGWIHPGPDFGRVMVFATCN; from the coding sequence ATGATGCGAGCGGACTCTTCCAGATCGGGCGGCATCCTGTTCGAGGCCCTTGGCGCAGTGACCCTGCTGCTCATTCTGCTGCCGGGGCTGGCCCGGCTGTGGGACATGGGCATGGACGAGGTGCGGAAGCGGTCGGTCGCCACGCACCTGCAGGGCGTTTCCCGGGCGGCCGGAGAGTATGTGCGCGAGCACCGGGACACGCTTCAGGCCTCGGCCACGGCCTCCCGGGCCGCGCGTGTGACCATGGCCCAGCTTTCCCCGCATCTGCCGCACGGATTCCTGCCCCGCAACGCATGGGGCCAGACCTACGGCGTGTTCGTGCTGCAGCCCGCCCCGGGCAGGCTGGTTCCCGTGGTTCTGACCTATGGCGGCTCGCGCACCGGTCGCCGGTTTTCCAACGTGGTGGTTCCGTCCACTGCCGCACTGGCCGGCGGGCAGGGCGGCTACGTGCCGTCCGGCGATCTGCCGGGCCAGAGCACGGCAGAGCTGCGCGGTTCGTTCGGAGCGTGGTCCGTGCCCCTGTCCGGCACCAGCATTCCCAATCCCGGGCCCGGGCATCTCGGGGCCGTGGCCTCCATGGACGGTCAGGATCTGGATCAGGATTTCCTGTACCGCGTGGCCGTGCCCGGCAAGCCCGAACTCAATGAGATGTCCACGGAACTGGACATGACCGATCACGCGATTCGCGGCGTGTCCGAACTCCAGTTCGAGCCGCACGACCTCATGGAAATGGGCGGCGCAGGCTTCTGCGCGGATCCGAGTCGCGAGGGACGCGTGTTTCTGGACAGAAATCACGGCCTGTACGTGTGCCGGGACGGCAAGCCGCGCGTGGTGGCGGATACCGGCAATTCCGCGCTGCTGTCGGGTTCGACCATTGCCGTGGACGGCGAGCTCGTGCCCAAGCCGATCTGCCCGCCGGGCACGGATGCGGAACCCCGAATTTTCGTTGCCCCGTCCATCGTGGCTCAGGGCGCGGACGCCAGTTCCCTTGTCGCGGTTCAGGCATGGGCCACGGACGAAGGCGACGACTGGCGCGTGCATCTGCGCGTGCTGACCACGGACAAGGACGCGGGCTGGATACATCCCGGTCCGGACTTCGGCCGGGTCATGGTGTTTGCAACCTGCAACTAG
- a CDS encoding TrbI/VirB10 family protein: MLLAVGLVVGVMIHSVHVSTDRDKRDRARAEQAAPAPDPRPLAVEDAPARGLARPEPEPEAPKPAETGEKPPLVNVIHTPKPTPEYTARQRELDALRKKRVRALEKALAAPLRVNVPASVRRPHSQAASAVRAGSAGQSVRDRHPVPDMNGMAMPATQGPDERVEKEEFLSSRARPDSQWTLAHRRAPGNAMELKTGTVIPALMLTGINSDLPGSLIAQVSGHVFDTASGEHLLIPQGARLYGLYDSRVAMGQTRLLVAWNRILFPDGSSISLGAMPGADMAGLAGFRGEVDNHYLKIFGSAAIMSLISGGMAYGMDNLDHSSDEDDSPSLQDEMGSALASQLGQASLGLLQRNMQIKPELNIEPGYRFNMVVTKDIVFDQPYRPWR; encoded by the coding sequence GTGCTGCTGGCCGTCGGGCTGGTCGTGGGCGTGATGATCCATTCCGTGCATGTGTCCACGGACAGGGACAAGCGTGACCGCGCCCGGGCCGAACAGGCTGCCCCGGCTCCGGATCCCAGACCTCTGGCCGTGGAAGATGCCCCGGCCAGGGGCCTGGCCCGGCCCGAACCCGAGCCCGAGGCTCCGAAACCGGCCGAGACCGGGGAAAAGCCGCCTCTGGTCAACGTGATCCATACGCCCAAACCGACGCCCGAATACACGGCCCGGCAGCGCGAGCTGGACGCCCTGCGCAAGAAGCGGGTGCGCGCATTGGAAAAGGCGCTGGCCGCTCCGCTGCGGGTGAACGTGCCTGCCAGCGTTCGTCGTCCGCATTCGCAGGCAGCTTCGGCCGTGCGGGCCGGAAGTGCCGGGCAGAGCGTGCGCGACAGGCATCCCGTGCCGGACATGAACGGCATGGCCATGCCTGCAACGCAGGGACCGGACGAGCGCGTGGAAAAGGAGGAATTCCTGAGCTCCCGCGCCCGACCCGATTCCCAGTGGACGCTGGCGCACCGCCGCGCTCCGGGCAATGCCATGGAACTCAAGACCGGAACCGTGATTCCCGCGCTCATGCTCACGGGCATCAATTCGGATCTTCCGGGCAGCCTGATCGCTCAGGTGTCGGGGCATGTGTTCGACACGGCCTCGGGCGAGCATCTGCTGATCCCGCAGGGTGCGCGGCTGTACGGTCTCTATGATTCGCGCGTTGCCATGGGCCAGACCCGGCTGCTCGTGGCGTGGAACCGGATTCTGTTCCCGGACGGCTCGTCCATCTCGCTGGGTGCCATGCCCGGTGCGGACATGGCCGGGCTGGCCGGATTCCGGGGCGAAGTGGACAACCACTATCTGAAGATATTCGGGTCCGCCGCCATAATGAGCCTGATTTCCGGGGGCATGGCCTACGGCATGGACAACCTCGACCACTCCTCGGACGAGGACGATTCCCCGAGCCTGCAGGACGAGATGGGATCGGCACTGGCCAGCCAGCTCGGTCAGGCCTCCCTCGGCCTGCTGCAGCGCAACATGCAGATCAAGCCCGAACTGAACATCGAACCCGGATACCGCTTCAACATGGTGGTCACCAAGGACATCGTGTTCGACCAACCCTACAGACCATGGAGGTAA
- a CDS encoding single-stranded DNA-binding protein, producing MSLNLQLLVGYTGNGVELRTTRSGRTMAVFSLATNDGHVDKATGEWRESVTWHRVIVFRERLARSLAERLAKGTCVLVRGKLSISEYTDSQGVERIGVDTVAEAVTVLRHRDAPAEPAPEAAKPFRHDATITQETRERLMGADHAE from the coding sequence ATGTCCCTGAATCTGCAACTTCTCGTCGGCTACACCGGCAACGGCGTCGAGCTTCGCACCACGCGCAGCGGCAGGACCATGGCCGTGTTCAGTCTGGCCACCAACGATGGCCATGTGGACAAGGCCACCGGCGAATGGCGGGAAAGCGTGACGTGGCATCGCGTGATCGTGTTCCGGGAACGACTGGCCAGGTCTCTGGCCGAACGGCTGGCCAAGGGCACCTGCGTGCTGGTGCGCGGCAAGCTGAGCATCTCGGAATACACGGACAGTCAGGGCGTGGAGCGCATCGGCGTGGACACCGTGGCCGAGGCCGTGACCGTGCTCAGGCACAGGGACGCTCCGGCCGAACCTGCTCCGGAGGCGGCAAAGCCGTTCCGGCACGACGCGACCATCACGCAGGAAACCCGGGAACGGCTCATGGGGGCGGATCATGCCGAGTAG
- a CDS encoding type IV secretory system conjugative DNA transfer family protein codes for MPSSYGLGRRQGKRSLRWLLPFLLAGISGLVSLGYATQRVAGLLDYQAWLGDPVWGRFYWPWSIVGWWENLNTLSEVLDPITNMAQALFVLPQLVFYGIWHLFLRQPKGEEDVHGTAGWATEEDIRNAGLLSGEGVYVGGWQQGRDLTYLRHNGPEHVLVFAPTRSGKGVGLVLPTLLSWPDSAFILDIKGENWALTSGWRKSQGHVVLRFDPTARHGAARFNPLAEIRLEGHSAIPDAQNVASMLVDPEGKGLKDYWNKAAFSFLSGAVLHCLILIRGEQDREATLNDLSVMLADPDKELNEVINEMLEVDHAEVLGRIFPAGEEDEGAWNKVHEFIGSAAREMKNKAPNEFSGVASTAVANLALYRDPVVAWNTSACDFRIIDLMNHDAPVSLYLVIRPSDIDRLRPLIRLMANLIFRRLTESMEFENGRAKAGYNHRLLLMMDEFTSLGRLEIFERSLAFMAGYGLKAYLIVQDLSQLRGAYTREESIMSNCHIRVAYAPNKMETAEELSKMSGKTTVVHKKTSVSGNRSGRLNRANVSFTEVARPLLTPDECMRLPGPRKNAQGDIVSSGDMLIFPAGFRPVYGRQILYFLDREFARRARMDAPPVSDSLAPDPGSMPEEESYDAFLSE; via the coding sequence ATGCCGAGTAGCTACGGTCTGGGCAGAAGGCAGGGCAAGAGAAGTCTTCGCTGGCTTCTGCCGTTCCTGCTGGCCGGGATATCCGGTCTGGTGTCTCTGGGCTACGCCACCCAGCGCGTGGCCGGGCTGCTGGATTATCAGGCATGGCTCGGCGATCCGGTCTGGGGCCGGTTCTACTGGCCCTGGTCCATCGTGGGCTGGTGGGAGAATCTCAACACCCTGTCCGAGGTGCTGGATCCGATCACGAACATGGCGCAGGCGCTCTTCGTGCTGCCCCAGCTCGTGTTCTACGGCATCTGGCATCTGTTCCTGCGTCAGCCCAAAGGCGAGGAGGACGTGCACGGCACGGCTGGCTGGGCCACGGAAGAGGACATCCGGAACGCCGGGCTGCTCTCGGGCGAGGGCGTGTACGTGGGCGGCTGGCAGCAGGGCCGCGACCTGACCTATCTGCGCCACAACGGGCCGGAACATGTGCTGGTCTTTGCCCCGACGCGTTCGGGCAAGGGAGTGGGTCTTGTCCTGCCCACGCTCCTGAGCTGGCCGGACAGCGCGTTCATTCTGGACATCAAGGGCGAGAACTGGGCGCTGACCTCGGGCTGGCGCAAGAGTCAGGGCCATGTGGTGCTGCGCTTCGATCCCACGGCCCGGCATGGCGCGGCCCGGTTCAATCCGCTGGCCGAAATTCGGCTGGAAGGGCATTCCGCGATTCCGGACGCCCAGAACGTGGCGTCCATGCTCGTGGATCCCGAGGGAAAGGGGCTCAAGGACTACTGGAACAAGGCCGCGTTTTCCTTCCTGTCCGGAGCCGTGCTGCACTGCCTGATCCTGATTCGCGGCGAGCAGGACCGCGAGGCCACCCTGAACGACCTGTCCGTGATGCTGGCCGATCCGGACAAGGAACTGAACGAAGTCATCAACGAGATGCTTGAGGTGGATCATGCCGAAGTGCTCGGCCGGATATTCCCGGCAGGCGAGGAGGACGAGGGCGCCTGGAACAAGGTGCACGAGTTCATCGGTTCGGCTGCGCGGGAGATGAAGAACAAGGCTCCCAACGAGTTCTCCGGCGTGGCTTCCACGGCCGTGGCCAACCTCGCGCTCTACCGTGATCCGGTCGTGGCATGGAACACCTCGGCCTGCGATTTCCGCATCATCGACCTCATGAACCATGACGCGCCCGTGTCCCTGTATCTGGTGATCCGGCCATCCGACATCGACCGCCTGCGGCCGCTCATCCGGCTCATGGCCAACCTCATCTTCCGTCGGCTCACCGAGTCCATGGAGTTCGAGAACGGCCGGGCAAAGGCCGGATACAATCACAGGCTGCTGCTCATGATGGACGAGTTCACGTCGCTGGGCCGTCTGGAAATCTTCGAACGCAGTCTGGCCTTCATGGCCGGGTACGGGCTCAAGGCCTATCTTATCGTTCAGGATCTGAGCCAGCTGCGCGGCGCATACACGCGGGAGGAAAGCATCATGAGCAACTGCCACATCCGCGTGGCCTATGCGCCCAACAAGATGGAGACCGCCGAGGAACTGTCCAAGATGTCGGGCAAGACCACGGTGGTGCACAAGAAGACGTCCGTGTCCGGCAACCGCTCCGGCCGTCTGAACCGGGCCAACGTGAGCTTTACCGAAGTGGCCCGGCCTCTGCTCACTCCGGACGAATGCATGCGTCTGCCCGGCCCGCGAAAGAACGCGCAGGGCGACATCGTGAGTTCCGGCGACATGCTGATTTTCCCTGCCGGATTCCGGCCCGTGTACGGCCGCCAGATCCTCTACTTTCTGGACCGCGAGTTTGCCCGCCGCGCCCGCATGGACGCGCCGCCCGTGTCCGATTCCCTTGCCCCGGATCCCGGCTCCATGCCCGAGGAGGAAAGCTATGACGCGTTCCTATCTGAATGA